Proteins from one Hemiscyllium ocellatum isolate sHemOce1 chromosome 8, sHemOce1.pat.X.cur, whole genome shotgun sequence genomic window:
- the LOC132818006 gene encoding ovarian cancer G-protein coupled receptor 1-like gives MNNCTVEHSIHQILFPAVYIGVFIIGLPTNLLSLYHSYLQIRQKNELGIYLCNLTISDLLYLLSLPLWIQYMLQHDDWQHSRELCIFSGLLLYQNIYISIGFLCFIAINRFLVVAYPLKFKVIHSRKAALLISILIWLKEIAVCTIYMGSKVLSKDEGNDTLCFEHYPLRPKDKYLNIYKLSIGFGLPLILFLYSYFKLLKVVQNLRGSERQRKLRIKKLVSGTIIIFLVCFAPYHIFLMVRSIFEYDCSFADSIFEVYHVGLLLMSFNCVADPILYCFVSPSSKGWLARFLDPVSKLLSCAKRQTITDENLSLN, from the coding sequence ATGAACAACTGCACTGTTGAGCACAGTATCCACCAGATCCTGTTTCCCGCCGTCTACATTGGGGTCTTCATTATTGGCCTCCCGACCAACCTGCTATCCCTGTATCACAGCTACCTACAGATCAGGCAGAAGAATGAGCTGGGaatctatctctgtaatctgaccATCTCAGACCTGTTGTACCTCCTTTCCTTACCTTTGTGGATTCAGTACATGCTGCAGCACGATGACTGGCAACATTCTCGGGAACTTTGCATCTTCAGCGGTCTGCTCCTCTACCAGAATATTTACATCAGTATTGGCTTCCTCTGCTTCATTGCCATTAATCGCTTCCTTGTTGTGGCTTACCCTCTGAAATTTAAAGTCATACACAGCAGGAAGGCAGCTTTGCTCATCAGTATTCTCATCTGGCTCAAGGAGATAGCCGTCTGCACCATTTACATGGGCTCCAAGGTTCTCAGTAAAGACGAGGGGAATGATACTCTGTGTTTTGAACATTATCCTTTGCGCCCAAAGgacaaatatttaaatatttacaaACTCTCCATTGGCTTTGGTCTCCCTTTGATTTTATTCCTCTACTCTTACTTTAAACTGTTGAAGGTTGTGCAAAATCTCCGTGGGTCTGAACGACAGCGGAAATTAAGAATAAAAAAATTAGTATCTGGGACAATCATAATTTTCCTGGTTTGCTTTGCCCCTTATCACATTTTCCTGATGGTCCGAAGCATATTTGAGTACGACTGTTCCTTTGCCGACAGTATTTTTGAGGTTTACCATGTTGGGCTGCTGCTGATGAGCTTCAACTGTGTGGCCGACCCCATCTTGTACTGTTTTGTCTCTCCAAGTTCAAAgggttggttagcaaggttccTCGATCCTGTTAGCAAGCTCCTTTCTTGTGCAAAAAGACAAACAATCACAGATGAAAACCTCAGTTTGAATTAA